DNA sequence from the Lycium barbarum isolate Lr01 chromosome 5, ASM1917538v2, whole genome shotgun sequence genome:
TTTACATGTGGAGGTACAACCATATCATGACGTTTAACAAAATAACCTATGGTTGCTAATCCACATAAAGGTCGATCTCAGGCAGGTTATTTATTTACATGTGGAGGTACAACCATATCATGACGTTTAACAAAATAACCTATGGTTGCTACTTCTTCCAAGCATGCAGAGATAATAGCCATTCATGAAGCAAGTCGAGAATGCATTTGGTTGAGATCAATAACATAAGACATCCAGGAAACATGTGGCCTTTCATTGGAGAGGCATAGTCCAACAACATTATACGAAGACAATCCTGCATGCATAGCTCTACTAAGAGGAGACTACCTTAAAGGAGACGAAACAAAACATATTTCACCAAATTTTTTTAACTCATGGTCTTCGCTAGAACGGTGATATAGGTGTTCGTTCAAGTGATAGTTTGACAGATATGTTCACAGTGAAGCTGATATACAAGATTGGAACGCGTCGTCTCCGAGACACTAAATGATGTTTTCATCGGGAGAGTAAAATACGCGCTGCATTTTCttttccttaaccaaggttttgtcctaCTTGGTTTACCGGTaaagtttttaatgaggcagaaAGCAATGCGTATTACGACTAACTAGGtacactttttttatttttggggCTAGAATTTCTCTTTTACATGGACATCCATGGGAAATGTTGTAAATAATTCATATATGTGGATGCCCATGTGATGGACCCCACTCTTACTACCATAGAAGGATGACTTCTCCAAGTCTTGTACCGATTTATGCCTGTAAAAGggattgcaaaaaaaaaaaaaaaaatcaaaaaggaaagaaaagttaCTTTTTTCTGTCTCTCTATCTCTGTTCTTGCTACTTTATTTTATTATAATGCATTTACTTTATAACGGTATTAAATATTTTAGTTTTAGGAAAACGCCTACTTATAGTTTTGATTAAAGCACCGTATCATTGAATTGTTGAATTTTCTAGTATTTCTTGATAATCAATGCCTACTCTTAACAATTCTCGGCTTGTGCTACATGTCTTTACTTCCACAAAAGATAATAGTAAGTAATGTTCTTTTGTTGATTTGCATTAAATTAAATGATGCTGAGGCCAGAAAACGAACACTTTTCATCACATGCACTTACCTAGATCATGGTGCCTGAAACGCTTTTTGTTCGAGTACCCCTGATACATGTAATTCcttttttatgttttattttctcAAATAATTATAGGATGCTACATTTGCTTCAGGTATGGAGATTGATTGCAAATTTCTTCTTTCTTGGGAAGTTCTCAATTAATTTTGGGATTCGCCTCTTAATGATGTAAGTACTCACCACTTTTGAGTGGTAGTCGTGCGCTATTAAAGAATGCAATTAGATATGAAATGCAAAAAGGTCTCCTTTTTACCGTTTTAAGAAATAATTATGATTGTTGCTTCTTGATGTTATAGAGCAAGATATGGAGTGCAACTGGAGAGTGGACCTTTTCAAAGACGAACAGCAGATTTTCTGTGGATGATGATATTTGGAGCTTTGACATTGTTGGTATGTAGATGCTGAAGAACATTTAGAGAGTAAATTACCCAAGAGGCCAAGACATGAGCCTGTTTTAGCTGTGACCTCATACTTTTTCCCCTTGCTATCCTATTTACAGTTCTACTGGTTATTTTACAGTGAATATGGTGTTTGATTCCTTTGATACGCATAAAACCAATCTTTCATTTTTTCAATTTGTTGTTTCGCTGTAGGCTTTATCTGCAATCCCATTCTTCTGGTCCCCGTTCTTGGGTATCTCACTGGTTTTCATGCTTCTGTATGTCTGGAGTAGAGAATTCCCAACTGCTAATATCAACATTTATGGTCTTGTGACCTTAAAGGTATGCTTCTGTGCTTTCATTTAGATATTTCAAGCCTCTCTGGTTCGTATGTTCTTTATCTTAATTGTCCATTGGTGAAAAGCTTCTTCCTATGCGACTTGCAGGCATTTTACTTGCCTTGGGCCATGCTGGGTTTAGATGTTATTTTTGGTTCACCAATTTTGCCAGATCTCTTGGGGATCATTGCTGGACATCTCTATTACTTCTTAACCGTGTTGCATCCACTTGCCACTGGGAAGAACTTGCTGAAGACACCAATGTGGGTGTATCCTTTTGATTGCAGTTTGACCAATGGTCATCTAGATGTTCTTTTAACTTGCTATTTGAAATCACCATATTAGTATCTTTTCACAGAGCAGCACCAGAGAGGTCATTGCAGTTGAATGCTTCATAGACCTAAATTTTATTTTGTTGTCTccgtgtgacctataggtcacgggttcgagtcGTGGAAGgagccactaatgcttgcattagggtaggTTGTCTACATCACACCCTTGAGGTGCAGCCCTTCCCCGAACTTTGCTaacgcgggatgctttgtgcatcgggctccccccccccccccccccccccccccccggttgtCCTTGGCTAATCTGGATTTTATTTCTGATTTCCACCTTAGAAAATCTTAACAAGAGGAGGTTAAGAAAATGCTCATTTTTTCTGCACTTAAGAAATGAATATATTTTTTTCTGCAAATTTCTTTAACTGGTGATGCATAGACATAAACTGGTTATGCGTTGGAGGATTGGTGCACCAGCTGCTACTCCTGCACAACCTGATAATTCTGGTGCAACTTTCAGAGGGAGATCTTATAGGGTTGGTGGAGCAACAGCTTATCCTGCACAACCTGATAGGGGTTCTGGTGTAGCAACAACGAACCCTGTGCAACCTGATAACGGTTCTGGTGTAGCATTCAGAGGGAGATCATATCGTCTTGGTGGGTGAATTACTACATTTTCCACTCCCAACCAGTATCCTAAGTCGACAGTGAATTGTTAACGCAAGGCAAGGGagtcttttgtttttgtttttaactATAAAATGTTGACAGGTGTAATTCTGCCGATGGCAGGTTGAAACGTAGATGAATGCATAACCATCAGTAATCAACCCCCTCCCTGAAGAAAAACTAATTGTGTAGATTCGTTTCTTTCTAAATTTTCCTGGTAGAAGATTTTACGGGATAATTGAAAACAGATTATGTCAATCCGTTGGAAAAGCAAGGATGATGGGTGAAATTTTTTCTTTTAGATATTTGCTAATTTTCCATGGTAAGACTGACCGTAGATGCTTTGGTAGTTAAGCATCTGTTGGAGTCATATATTCCTTGCTTCTACCACCCGATATGGCTATATATATcggaaaataaaaaacaaaaaataaaaaatttaatttggaACCAGAAGTGAAACATTAAAGGGTCATTTGGTTTAGAGACTAATTATGACTATCAGTGTAGAATTAATAATGCAAGGATTATAATTTACAGATTAATAATGAATGGATGGATAGTGGATGAAGAGATTGTAATATAAGAATCAATAATGAAacgaaaagggtcaaatataccccttgttATACTTTGGGTATAAcgagttcaaatataccccttctccGTTAAGTTGTGCAAAGTGGACATATATTCACATATGACATTGGCATTTTGGTGAGGCGGacgccacgtggcatgccacctcacaccCCCAACCCATTTTAATTCCTCCCCTCACATCATCACTATGCCCAAAGGGGGCGCCCGTAGCGGAGCAGCCGGTGGCAGAGTGAATTTCGACGGCCAGGGTAGGTTCGGAAGTAGTCATATCGACGATGACAGCGCCTTGACGGAAGCATGCCACACAAGGACCTAACTAAAGGACAACCGCACGTAGCTTCTTCAACAACGGCCTTTAAATAAACACATGGTTTCAATCTTTAATAAGAAACTCTAGGCTAAGGCGGATTTGTACCTAATTAATCTTAGTGATGAATCAGAAAAATTGCAAGTTGACAGTCCAACGTAGATCTATTTATTCAAGACAATGAGTATTGGACGGGTTAATGGAGGCAGCGGCGGTAGTTGGGGCTGTGAGGTGGCATGTCACGTGGCCTCCACATCATCAAAATGCTAATGTCATGTGTGAATACATGTCCACTTTGGACAACTTAACGGAGGAGGGATGTATTTagccccaaagtataacggtaggggCATATTTTGatccaaagt
Encoded proteins:
- the LOC132641049 gene encoding derlin-1 isoform X2, which codes for MIIRLRLKHNEQVVVASKRSVIKVWRLIANFFFLGKFSINFGIRLLMIARYGVQLESGPFQRRTADFLWMMIFGALTLLALSAIPFFWSPFLGISLVFMLLYVWSREFPTANINIYGLVTLKAFYLPWAMLGLDVIFGSPILPDLLGIIAGHLYYFLTVLHPLATGKNLLKTPMWVHKLVMRWRIGAPAATPAQPDNSGATFRGRSYRVGGATAYPAQPDRGSGVATTNPVQPDNGSGVAFRGRSYRLGG
- the LOC132641049 gene encoding derlin-1 isoform X1 encodes the protein MSSPAEFYKSLPPISKAYGTACLLFTAASQLGLCRPDDIALLYELVFSKYQVWRLIANFFFLGKFSINFGIRLLMIARYGVQLESGPFQRRTADFLWMMIFGALTLLALSAIPFFWSPFLGISLVFMLLYVWSREFPTANINIYGLVTLKAFYLPWAMLGLDVIFGSPILPDLLGIIAGHLYYFLTVLHPLATGKNLLKTPMWVHKLVMRWRIGAPAATPAQPDNSGATFRGRSYRVGGATAYPAQPDRGSGVATTNPVQPDNGSGVAFRGRSYRLGG